GACTGGAGAAGACCCAGCGGAAGGCGTGCGTGCCCGCGGGAATCTCCACGGCCACGTTTTCCCAAGGCTGATAGGCCGACGCGACGAGGATCTCCGTGCCGTCCATCTCCAGGCTGAGCCGGGTGCCATCGGGGCCTGCCCGCCACACGAACTCCACCCGCGCGGGCCCGGTGATTTCCGTGGCGATCCAGCCGGTGCCCTGCTCGCCTCCCGCAAAGAGCGAGTCCACCTCATCGCTGGCCTCCGGGGAATGAAGGCCCTGCCAGCGATCGCCGCCGGAGGTGAAGGTCAGCCCCGGAGCATCGACGGCCTCCGCAAAGGAAAGAGCTGGCTGGGGCGTGACCTCCACCATGTCCAGCGTGGCGGGATAGCGCGGATCACTGCCGGAAAGCCGCACGACGTGGTCGCCCGCAGGGATGGGCATGCGGAGCCTGCGCCACAGGGAATCCTCCGGGAGATAGTCATCCGTCACACCCCAGTTCGGGATGCCGCCATCGAGCGTGATGCCGGGGAGCGAGCGCGAATGGTGGACTGTAAAGATGGCCGGGCCGGTGACCGTCGTCTCGATCCATGAGGGCGCGCCTTCCGAATCCGGCGACAGCGCCACGGCATCGACACCGTCCAACGCCAACTGCCCGAGATTTCCCGAGGTAACGCCGACTTCCGAAGCCGTCCAGATGCGGCCCGGGGTATCGAGCGCTTCCGCGATCGGGACCGCCTCGACGCCATTGCCTGGCTCCACGGTGAAGCCATCGAGATAATAGCGTGAGCCCTGCGGCATGATCCCCTGCGCGTATGGCGAATGCCACACCAGCCGGTGCCTGCCATCCGGCACGGGCACGCTCACGGGCTGCCAGGTGAAGGGCCCGGGGTTGGAAGCGCTCATTACTCCGGGGAAGCCGAGGCTGGTGCCCGCAGGGACATCGGCGCGCCGCCAATAGGTCAGCACGGCGGGGCCATCGACCCACGCGCTGAGTTCCGGAAAAGCACCCGGGTTCAGGAGAAACGGGCGATTGCGGGCGGCGAGCCCTTCACGCGGATCGGCATCGGCCGTGTCCCAAAGCTCGGGATTCGAGGTGTAGAGCGAGACACCTGCGGGTGCGCCCAAGGCGTCACGCACCGCTTGAGGGATGACTTGGCGGACTTCCACATCGACGATGGATGCGCGGCGCAGCGGATCCGTGAGCGGACCGCTGGTCCATACGACCTCCACGGTCACCGGTCCGGCGGGGATCTCGAAGGTGGACATGCCGATGCCGCCGCCCTCGAAGCGGTCATACTTTAGCTCGCCATTCGCGACGATGCGGAAGGTGTCACCGGCCGGACCCTCGAATCTGGCGCTGAGCCGCACTTCCGCCGGGCCGTCGATCACGGTGGAAAGCCGGGCGTCTTGATTCGGCAGGGGGCGCTCGACCGAAAGGGCGGCCTGCTGGTCTTGGTTCAGTGAATTGTTATCGCGATCCGCCAGGGTGGGCACGAAGGGATTGCTGCCGGTGCTGGTCCAGGTGAGTCCTCCCGGAACGGTGGTGTCGAGCGTGAGTGGCGTGATGGCCAGCCCGGCAAGCGTCGCCACGTCGGTGGGTGCCGGATTCACGCTGCCGGGAAGCACCTGCGGGTGCGGGTCCTTTTCATCCTCGAGCTGAGCCCAGTAGAAATGGACCCACTCCACCCGGTGAATGCCGGGGCCCACGATGATGGGCGAGGCGTTCCAGGTATTGCCCGTCGAGGAGTTCACCCGGCGGATCGCTCCGACGCTGTCCAGATCGCGTCCGACGAAGGAGCCGCCTTTCACATTCACGCGCGGAACGAGCCGGGCCGGGCCCTGCACCAGACGCATGAGCGACGTGCGGCCCGAACCACCGGTGCCGCGCATGGTGGCCACCTGACCGTCATCGATGCCGGAAAGACTCGGCACCACCTCCGCGGCGACCTGGCTGGAGCCGGTGGCCACCCAGAGAGCGGCGGGGTCTTCATCCACGCCCGTGAGCCACGGCAGCCTGGCGCCTGCATTCACCACGAAGTGATCGACCTCCGCGGCGGCACCGGGGACACGTGCCATGCCATGCGCGCCGATGCGGAGCGTGTGACTGCCCGGCGGCAGATTGATGTCCACCCGCTGCCACGGAAGCCCGCGCCGCAGCGTGGCCATCTCGTGACCGCCGATCCTGAGTGACAGCCAGCCGCGGCCATCCGGACCCGAGAGCCGCCACGAGAATGATACCGTGGCAGGACCGCTGACAACCGTCTCCATGGTGGCATCGCCGGGCTGTCTCGCCCTCGCGACATCGCCGCCATTCACCGCCGAGGCGGAGGGAGCCGTTTCCCATGTAGAATTTCCGCTGACCGTCCAAGATAAGGTGGAGTCGAGTCCTTCCGCTGGGCTTCCACCCATGACACGGGCGGCAAGGATGATCAGCAATGCAAGCTGGCGGAGGAGGGAAATCATGGATTAAAAGGAAGTGAAGCCGCCGGAACTGGGATCGTGACGGCAAAGGAGAATCCGCGGCGACGCGGCGGTGGGTTTCGCAAACATGGCCGATGCCATGACTTTTTTGATACGCGAAGACTACACACCCCCATGCAATCCAAGTGTCATGGGATTGTAAAAACTTCCACCTATCTCTCCACGACAGGCGCGGAGACCTATGGGAGCACGAATTCCATGCGGTAGTTCACCAAGGTCTCGCCGCCGATGGCGACCTGCTGCTCGCACAGCACCACGAAGCCAAGCCGCCCGAACATTGGACGAGCGCCGATGGAAGCCTCGACGTACACGCGCGAAAGCCCCCCCTCCGCCGCGACTCCGACCGCATGCTTCACGAGCGCGCTCATGATCCCGCGCCGCTGGAAATCCGGATTCACATACGCGCAGTCGATGTGGCCATCCGGATCCAGCTCCAGGAACCCCGCGATCTCCCCGTCCACAATACTGACGAAGGGCTTCTTCCGCTCGCAGCGCTGCTCCCAGTGCCCGGGGTCCGGCTTCGTCCCCGACCACGCCTCGCATTGCGCCACCGTGTAGTGCCGGATGCCGATCTCGTGCACGGCCCGGCAGAAGATACTCGCGATGGCCACGTGGTCCCCGTGGCGATAGGGGCGGATCAATGCGGTGCTCATTTCCGGAAGATCATGACGCATCCGGTTCATTCCTAACAGCTCCGCGATCTTTCACAGGGGAAGATGACAATATCGCCGCAAAACAGGGGATGCCGGTCCAGCGCCGCAGCCTGTAGCTCCCCCTCCCATCATGAGCAACCGCATTGCCGCAATCCTGATAGCCGCCCTCTCGATCTCCCTGCCCCACATCGCCACCGCGGCGGAGGAAGGCATCATCCGCCTGGAAGGCGACCGCATCCAGAAGGAGCGCAAGCACCTGCGCATCCCGGCCGTGAACGGCATGCAGGCGATCAAGTGCGACTTCCACATGCACACCGTCTTCACCGACGGCCACGTGTGGCCGAACGTGCGCGTGCAGGAAGCCTGGCGCGACGGACTCGACGCCTTCGCCTTCACCGAGCACGCCGAATACGCGCCCTACCAGGCCGACGTGAAGCGCGATCCCGGCCGCTCCTACGAACTCGCGAAGGGTGGTGCCGCCGAGCACAACCTGACGCTGGTGAAGGGCATCGAGATCACCCGCAACACGCCGCCGGGCCACTTCAACGCGATCTTCATCAAGGACGCGTCGAAGTTCCCCGCCGACCGCAAGGAGGAGCTCGACCAGGTCTCCGTGGACGAGGCGATCGCCCAGGACGCCTTCCTCTTCTGGAATCACCCGGGCTGGAAGGCCAAGGAAATCCCCGGCTCCTACGAGTGGATCCCCTTCGTCGAAAAGCTCCATCAGGAGAAGAAGCTGCACGGCATCGAGGTCGCGAACGGCCACGGCATCCACACGAAGGCCATCGACTGGGCGCTGGAGCGCAATCTCACGATCATCGGCAACACCGACGTGCACAACCTGATCTCGCACGAGTACAAGGGTCACCGCACGATGACGCTCGTCTTTGCAAAGGACCGCTCCGCCGAGGCCATCCGCGAGGCGCTCGTCGCCGGCCGCACCGTCGCGTGGGCCGGAAAGTATCTGATCGGCCGCGAGGACAATGCGAAGGGACTCTTCGAGGCCGCGGTGAAGGTCGCCCCGGTGCATCACGAGGCCACCGACCGCAACAACGCGAAGCGGAAGTTCCGCGAGGTGACGAATGACAGCGACCTCGTCTTCGAGATGAAGGCGCGCGGCCTGCCGAAAATCGTCCTGAATCCCGGCAGCACGCAGCTTGTCTCCTTCCCCGCCGAATGGACGGAGGTGGAGTGGCAGGTGACGAACGTGTTCGTCGGCACCGAGAAGCGCCTCAAGGTGAAGGTCAGCCTGCCATGACGGCGGCGGTGCTCAGGTGGTGAGCTTCCTGCCGATGAAGCGGAAGGAGATCCCGCAGAGCACCACCACGAAGGCCAGCAAGAGACTGGAGTGCCAGAGGATGGCGCTCCAGTCCGCGCGGCCCCAGACGGTGTACTGGATCAGCTTCACGCCGTGATAGAAGGGCGAGAACTGCACCACCGTCCCGAGGGCCGAGCCCGACTGCACGGGGAAGAACACGCCGGACAGGTAGAAGATCGGGGCGATGAGGAAGGAGTAGACGGTCTGGAATTGATTGATATTCCGCACCCACGCCGAGGCGAGCAAGCCGATGGCCGCGCAGGGAAGGGCGAGCGTGCCCGCGATGAGGGGGCAGATCAGGATGGCCAGCGGATTTGGCAACAGGCCGAGTGCCAGCAGCACCAGCGCGACGCCGAGCCCCATGAGGCCAGCGCGGACGAAGACCCACATGAACTCGCCGGTCACCACTTCCTTCACGCCGATGGGTGTGGTCAGCATCGCCTTGAAGACCGACTCGAAGGTCATGCGGACGTAGAAGCCGTAGCTGCTCTCGAAGAACGCGGTGAAGAGCGCCGTGGTGGCGATCATCCCCGGCGCGAGGAATTGCGCGTAGCTCATCCCGTCGATCTGCCCGACGAAGCCCGACAGGCCCATGCCGAGCGAGCCGAGGATGAGCGCGGGGTCCGCCAGCGTCGGCGAGATATTCGCGAGGAAATCCTTACGGTAGACCGTCCAGTTCCGGACGACCACGTGCCAGCTCAGCCTGAGGCTCAGGAGCAGTTCATTCATCGTCGTTCAGCTCGCTGCCGGTGAGTTTCAGGTACACGTCCTCCAGGTTCGACGGACGCAGTTGCAGCGCGGTCACGCCGGAGGTGCGCTGGAGTTCCAGCAGGTCATCGAAGCGCGGTGCGCGCACGCAGCACTGCTGTCCCTGGTGGAAGAGTTCCCACGTCGCGGCCAGGTGCGGCTTAAGCGCCTCCTCGACGCCTGCGGGGAAGATGCCGACGAAGCCGGGTGCCTCGCGCTCTATCAGCTCGCGCGGCGCGCCCGTGCCCACCACCTTGCCGCGGTCGAGGATCACGATCTGGTCACACAGCACCTCCGCCTCGTGCATGTAGTGGGTGGTGACGAGGATGGTCTTCCCGCGCGAGCGGAGCTCGATGACCTTTTCCCACAGGAGGTGTCGCACCGAGGGATCGAGGCCGGTGGTCGGCTCGTCGAGGATGAGCAATTCCGGATCTGCCAGCAGCGCGCGGACGAAGGTGAGGCGGCGCTTCATGCCGCCGGAGAGCGTCTTGATCGTCGCGTCCTTCTTGTTCTCCAGCAGCATGTAGGAGAGCAGCTCGGCGATGCGCGGGTCGGCCACCTTTCTGGAAAGCCCGCCGAAGCTCGCGTAGATCCGCATGTTCTCCAGCACCGTCAGGCCGTCATCGAGGGCATTCTCCTGAGGCACCACGCCGATGCGGCGCTTGATGTCGCGGGCCTGCGTCGCGGGGTCGAGGCCGAAGACATTCAGCTCGCCGCCGCTGCGCACAACGACGCCGTAGAGGCAGCCGATGAAGGTGGACTTGCCCGCACCATTCGGCCCCAGCAGACCGACACACTGGCCCTTCTTCACCTCGAGATCCAAGGCGGCCAGCGCCTCGAAATCATCGAAGCGCTTCGCCACGCCACGAGCCTGGATGATGGGAGAGTCGGTCATGGTGGGATGCGGCGGAGCGCAGGCAAGGAACGCAGCCCTACCCCGCGCGCAAAGAAAAAAGCGCGGCGCGGCGGGTCACTTCTTCTCCGGTGGCGATACGAACTGTTTCCTGATCTTTTCCGCTTCCTCCGCCTTGAGCTTGAAGGCGCTGCCGTGGCGCGCGTCCGGCGGGAAGCTCACGTCTTCCAGCACCTTCCAGTTCTTCAGGTCCGGCGATGAAGAAGCGCCGAAGCGGTTCGTCATGCAGTAGTCGTAGAGCAGCAGCCAACCGGAGCTCTGCGGATCCGGCATCACGGAGCACCCCTCGGTGATGGTCGGCACGATCTGGCCGCCGTTCAGCGGACCCTTATGGATCTCGTAGGGACCCTCGATATTCTTCGAAGTGGCCAGACGGATGGCGCGGCGCTCGCCGGTGCGCTCGCCGAATTCCTCCTCCTTGTGGAAGAGGTAGTACGTGCCATCCACGAGCTGCAAGGTGCCGTCGATGACCGAGTAGTCTGGATCGAAGAGCACCTTCGCGGGCGTGAAGGTCTTC
The Luteolibacter flavescens DNA segment above includes these coding regions:
- a CDS encoding GNAT family N-acetyltransferase, which produces MSTALIRPYRHGDHVAIASIFCRAVHEIGIRHYTVAQCEAWSGTKPDPGHWEQRCERKKPFVSIVDGEIAGFLELDPDGHIDCAYVNPDFQRRGIMSALVKHAVGVAAEGGLSRVYVEASIGARPMFGRLGFVVLCEQQVAIGGETLVNYRMEFVLP
- a CDS encoding Sb-PDE family phosphodiesterase, with the translated sequence MSNRIAAILIAALSISLPHIATAAEEGIIRLEGDRIQKERKHLRIPAVNGMQAIKCDFHMHTVFTDGHVWPNVRVQEAWRDGLDAFAFTEHAEYAPYQADVKRDPGRSYELAKGGAAEHNLTLVKGIEITRNTPPGHFNAIFIKDASKFPADRKEELDQVSVDEAIAQDAFLFWNHPGWKAKEIPGSYEWIPFVEKLHQEKKLHGIEVANGHGIHTKAIDWALERNLTIIGNTDVHNLISHEYKGHRTMTLVFAKDRSAEAIREALVAGRTVAWAGKYLIGREDNAKGLFEAAVKVAPVHHEATDRNNAKRKFREVTNDSDLVFEMKARGLPKIVLNPGSTQLVSFPAEWTEVEWQVTNVFVGTEKRLKVKVSLP
- a CDS encoding ABC transporter permease, with translation MNELLLSLRLSWHVVVRNWTVYRKDFLANISPTLADPALILGSLGMGLSGFVGQIDGMSYAQFLAPGMIATTALFTAFFESSYGFYVRMTFESVFKAMLTTPIGVKEVVTGEFMWVFVRAGLMGLGVALVLLALGLLPNPLAILICPLIAGTLALPCAAIGLLASAWVRNINQFQTVYSFLIAPIFYLSGVFFPVQSGSALGTVVQFSPFYHGVKLIQYTVWGRADWSAILWHSSLLLAFVVVLCGISFRFIGRKLTT
- a CDS encoding ABC transporter ATP-binding protein — protein: MTDSPIIQARGVAKRFDDFEALAALDLEVKKGQCVGLLGPNGAGKSTFIGCLYGVVVRSGGELNVFGLDPATQARDIKRRIGVVPQENALDDGLTVLENMRIYASFGGLSRKVADPRIAELLSYMLLENKKDATIKTLSGGMKRRLTFVRALLADPELLILDEPTTGLDPSVRHLLWEKVIELRSRGKTILVTTHYMHEAEVLCDQIVILDRGKVVGTGAPRELIEREAPGFVGIFPAGVEEALKPHLAATWELFHQGQQCCVRAPRFDDLLELQRTSGVTALQLRPSNLEDVYLKLTGSELNDDE